Below is a genomic region from Brucella sp. BE17.
GCCGCGCTAAGGGCACGGAAGCTCTGCGAGCGCGCACGGTCGATCTGGTTGCGGGCCAGACGGAACTGCTGCTTGCTGGGCGCATGCAGGCGCAGGAAAACGCTCTCGCTCATGCTGACCGTTATCTTGCAGGTGCTGATTACGCCCTCAACCGTATAGAGATCAGAACCGGTGCAGGCCTTGGCATCGTCCAGTCCGCCCTTCTGGCGGGCAGTGTCGTGGCCGTCGGCTGGCTCATTCAGGCGGACGCTATTAATGCGCCCGTTGCAGCCCTTGCCGTGCTGATTGTGCTTGCTGCGATGGAACCCTTTGCAGCGCTACGTCGTGGTGCCATGGAACTTGGCCGCACCGTGATAGCCGCACAGCGCATCGCGCCACAATTGCAAATGCATGACATTAACCCCACCTTGCCCGTTCCGGCCGAAGGCAGCGCAGTTACTCTCGCCGCCGCCTCTGTCCGTCACGAGGGGGCCGTGGTCGATGCGCTCAAGGACATCACATTGGATGTAGCCATTGGCGAGCGGGTTGCTATCGTCGGTCAAAGCGGGGCCGGAAAATCGACCCTGTTCAACCTTTTGGCTGGTGAAACTATTGCGCGAAGCGGTGGTGTCAAAACTCTGGCCGCCACGCTTTTAACCCAACGTAGCGAACTTTTTCAGGACAGTTTGCGCGATAATCTGCGTCTGGCAAACCCGACTGCCGACGATGCGGCGCTCAACGATGCGCTCGCATTGGCCGGACTTGGCGGTTTTGTCGGTGAGCTTCCTGACGGTCTCGATACGCCACTTGGCGAAGGCGGACTTGGTCTTTCGGGCGGGCAGGGGCGGCGTCTGGCATTGGCGCGGCTTTTTCTGAGCGATGCGCCGCTCTGGTTGCTTGATGAACCGACAGAGGGGCTGGATGCCACGACGGCATGCGATGTTCTTGAGCGCTTGCATGTTGAGGCCGAACGACAGGGCCGGACGTTGCTCATCGCTACGCATATTCGACGTGAGGCCGAAATCTGCGAACGGATCATTGTTTTCGACCAAGGGGCGTTAATTCAGTCTGTTTGCAGAAATAACGCGCGCTTTGACGAAATTCTGCAAGCCATGCGGTAAGCCGGATGGTGCAACAGAACTGACTGCAAGCAGACTTAATTTGTGTGTGTTCTTAGGAGGGCCGGGTTTTCCGGCTGAAGCAGATGGAATTCGATATTGTCTCCCTGTCACGATTGCAGTTTGCGATCACGGCACTTTATCACTTCCTCTTCGTGCCTCTCACATTGGGGCTTTCCGTGCTGCTCGCCATCATGGAAACCGTCTACGTGATGACGGGGCGACTCATCTGGCGGCAGATGACGAAATTCTGGGGTAGTTTGTTTGGTATCAACTTCGTGATGGGCGTTGCGACAGGCGTCGTGATGGAGTTCCAGTTCGGCATGAACTGGAGCTATTACAGCCATTATGTCGGCGATATTTTTGGCGCTCCGCTGGCGATAGAAGGCCTGATGGCCTTCTTTCTTGAAGCAACTTTTGTCGGACTGTTCTTTTTCGGCTGGGACAAGCTTTCAAAAATCGGACATCTGATGGCCACTTATGCGGTTGCTGCGGGCTCCAATTTTTCCGCGCTCTGGATTCTCATCGCCAATGGCTGGATGCAAAACCCAGTAGGATCAGCATTCAATCCCGAGACCATGCGCATGGAAATCACCGATTTCTATGAGGTGCTGATGAACCCGGTGGCGCAGGCGAAATTCGTGCATACGGTTTCCGCCGGTTATACGACGGCTTCGATGTTCGTGCTCGGTGTGTCTGCCTGGTATCTCATCAAAGGCCGTTCGACGGAACTCGCCAAGCGCTCGATGACGGTCGCGGCCTCTTTCGGACTGGCGGCCTCACTTTCGGTCGTGGTTTTGGGTGATGAAAGCGGCTATCTCGCCAATGAACATCAGAAGATGAAAATCGCGGCCATCGAGGCGATGTGGGAGACTGAACCCGCGCCCGCTTCCTTCACTGCTTTCGGCTTTCCGGATCAAAAGGCGCGTGAAACCCATTATGCCGTGCATATCCCATGGGTCATGGGGCTGATCGGCACACGCTCGCTCACCACCCCGATCGAGGGGATCGACGATCTGGTGAAGAATGCCGAAGGACACATTCGCAACGGCATCATTGCCTATGATGCGCTGCAGACAATCCGTGCTTCCCGCGATACATCTCAGGTGCCGCAGGACATCAAGGATGCCTTTGCCGACAACAGCCGCTGGATGGGCTATGCGCTGCTGCTCAAGCGTTATGTCGATGATCCGCGCCAGGCGAGTGATACGCAGATAACACAGGCTGCTAACGATACGGTGCCGGGTGTGTTGCCGCTATTCTGGGCGTTCCGCATTATGGTCGGCATCGGTTTTCTGCTCATTGGCCTGACTGCCACCTTCTTCGTGCTTTCGGCACGGCGCAAGCTCGACCATTATCCATGGCTGCTGAAACTCGCGGTGTTGGCCATTCCGCTGCCGTGGATCGCCATTGAGATGGGCTGGATCGTTGCTGAATTCGGACGCCAGCCGTGGATTATCGAGGGAATATTGCCCACAGCGGTCGCGGTGTCTGATCTTGGCGCTTCGACGGTTCTTGCGACCATTATCGGCTTTGTCGCAATCTATACCGTCCTGTTCATTATCGAGATGGGCCTTATGCTGCGTGCCATCAAGGCAGGCCCGGAACCCGACAGCAAACCAGAAGCCATGCTTGCGCCTGCTAGCATCGCACCTGCGGAGTAAGGATCATGATACTCAGTGATTTACTGGACTACGAAACCCTGCGTCTCATCTGGTGGGTTCTGCTTGGCGTATTGTTGATCGGCTTTGCAGCCATGGATGGTTTCGATCTCGGTGTCGGTATTCTTCTGCCCTTCATTGGCAGGACGGATATTGAACGGCGCATCATCATCAATACAATCGGACCAGTCTGGGAAGGCAACCAGGTCTGGCTGATCCTCGGTGGTGGTGCCATTTTTGCTGCGTGGCCGCCGCTTTATGCGGTGTCTTTTTCCGGCTTTTATCTGGCGATGTTCATCATCCTGTTTGCGCTGATCCTGCGTCCAGTCGGGTTCAAGTATCGGTCGAAACGTGACAGCCAGGCATGGCGTACCGGATGGGACTGGGCGCTGTTTATTGGCGGATTTATACCTGCTCTGATCTTCGGCGTGGCGGTCGGAAATGTGCTTCAGGGCGTACCGTTCCGCCTCAATGACGATCTGCGAATATTCTATGATGGATCGTTCTTTGGCTTGCTCAATCCGTTTGCGCTTTTATGTGGCCTGCTTTCGGTCGCCATGCTGACCATGCATGGCGCATCATGGCTGGTGCTCAAGACAACGGCGGCAGTGCAGGCACGGGCACGAACCGTCGGCTCTGTTGCGGCTCTGGCCACGATCGTGCTTTACGGGGTTGCGGGTGTGATAAGCTGGATGTGGATTTCGGGCTACCGGATCACCAGCGCCATTGTTACAGATGGCCCGTCTAACCCGCTACGCAAGACGGTGGAATTCGACCATGGTGCGTGGTTCACCAATTATGCGACTTATCCCGTGCTGCTGATCGCCCCTGCACTTGGTTTTATCGGCGCGTTCGCCGTATGGGCCAGCATTCGAAAACGCGGCGAGGTTTCAACGCTCCTGTTCGGTAAGCTTTCAATCTTCGGCATTATCGCATCAGTCGGCGTTTCGATGTTCCCGTTCATCCTGCCATCCTCGATTGATCCGCGTTCGAGCCTGACTGTGTGGGATTCATCCTCGAGCCATACCACGCTATTCATCATGCTGGTGGTGACCCTCATCTTCCTGCCGATCATCGTCGCCTACACCTCTTGGGTCTACAAGGTTCTGTGGGGCAAGGTGGAGAAGGACATGATCGAAGACGAGAGCAATCACGCTTACTAACAGAGAAAGGAAAGCGAAATGTGGTATTTTGCCTGGCTGCTCGGACTGCCGCTCGCAGCCGCTTTCGCGGTGCTGAACGCCATGTGGTATGAATTGATGGATGATCGGGCGCGCAAGCGTCTGGCGGTCGATCCTACCATCGACATGTCGCGCGAAGGCAACAAGCATCATTGAATGATGCTTTGGAAATTCAGTCCGTCGGCAGTTGCCGGCGGGCCCACTCGCTTCTGGGAATTGCCGCACCGACTGCATAGCGAAACGAAACGATCTCCATCGTTTTAGTATCGGCCTCACATTTATAATCGACCGCGTACCATTGCCCGTAGCTGCGGAAAGCACCGTCGGAAACAGTCATGCCGGATGCTGAAACCGAACCACGATCGCGCGCCAGCATGTCGGGAAAGGTGCCGGACCTGTGATGGCGTATCTGCTCCAGCGCCTCGATATTACAGACCTGGATGATGCGCTCCTGCGGTGGCAATCGACCCAGTGCCTGTTTGACACGCGGATCGGCAAGGGCGTCTTTTGAATAGAGTTTTCGCGCCTCGCTCAGCTTTTCGTTTTCAGGCTCTGCAGCTGATGCCTTAGCCTGTTTGTCGGTCGTTCCCGATGGTGCCGAACCACCTTGCGCCTCAAACTGCTCTTCAGTCGGCTTCCCGGCGTCATCTGCGGGCTTTTCCTCTCCCGTGCCAACCTTCTCCAGCTCTTGCTCGGGTTGTTTCTCGGCAAGTGCGGATTCGAAGGCCTGCGGCTTTGCCTGTGCAGGCGGCGGAGGTGGAACCGGATTATCCTGTTCTGGCTTAGGTGGAGATAACTGTTCGGGCGGTACCAGCTCGACATTGACGGCTTGTTCGGAGAGGGGTTCAGCGAGTGACGGCAAGCGTACGATCAACAGAAATGCTACCGCAAGATGCAGGAGAACTGAGACCGCAAGTCCCCATTTCCATTCCTTCGATGCGCTTTCCATCGCATCCTGCATTTCCATGCAGCACTCCCGTCATTCGTAGAACTTTCAGCTAAGCGGTATAGACAGTTCCGCCACGAAATCATAGGCGTCGCCGCGATAGAGCGATTTGGTGAGCTCTACCGCCCGCCCCGAAGCAAGATAGGAAATGCGTTCGATGGAAAGACCGG
It encodes:
- a CDS encoding DUF930 domain-containing protein; translation: MEMQDAMESASKEWKWGLAVSVLLHLAVAFLLIVRLPSLAEPLSEQAVNVELVPPEQLSPPKPEQDNPVPPPPPAQAKPQAFESALAEKQPEQELEKVGTGEEKPADDAGKPTEEQFEAQGGSAPSGTTDKQAKASAAEPENEKLSEARKLYSKDALADPRVKQALGRLPPQERIIQVCNIEALEQIRHHRSGTFPDMLARDRGSVSASGMTVSDGAFRSYGQWYAVDYKCEADTKTMEIVSFRYAVGAAIPRSEWARRQLPTD
- the cydC gene encoding thiol reductant ABC exporter subunit CydC translates to MNALQTLHPILGLFFRTKGRALVAGMITATVTVLAGIALLGLSGWFITATAIAGLSVATAIVFDVFAPAAGIRLLAILRTGSRYLERLVTHDATLAILAAMREKLFRSWARPAAAEALLKRPAQLLFRLTADIDALDSLYLRVIVPMGAALATALITGLALGLMHPLFGFAVFLLLLVAGLGLPLLAANKAQKPMRRRAKGTEALRARTVDLVAGQTELLLAGRMQAQENALAHADRYLAGADYALNRIEIRTGAGLGIVQSALLAGSVVAVGWLIQADAINAPVAALAVLIVLAAMEPFAALRRGAMELGRTVIAAQRIAPQLQMHDINPTLPVPAEGSAVTLAAASVRHEGAVVDALKDITLDVAIGERVAIVGQSGAGKSTLFNLLAGETIARSGGVKTLAATLLTQRSELFQDSLRDNLRLANPTADDAALNDALALAGLGGFVGELPDGLDTPLGEGGLGLSGGQGRRLALARLFLSDAPLWLLDEPTEGLDATTACDVLERLHVEAERQGRTLLIATHIRREAEICERIIVFDQGALIQSVCRNNARFDEILQAMR
- a CDS encoding cytochrome ubiquinol oxidase subunit I translates to MEFDIVSLSRLQFAITALYHFLFVPLTLGLSVLLAIMETVYVMTGRLIWRQMTKFWGSLFGINFVMGVATGVVMEFQFGMNWSYYSHYVGDIFGAPLAIEGLMAFFLEATFVGLFFFGWDKLSKIGHLMATYAVAAGSNFSALWILIANGWMQNPVGSAFNPETMRMEITDFYEVLMNPVAQAKFVHTVSAGYTTASMFVLGVSAWYLIKGRSTELAKRSMTVAASFGLAASLSVVVLGDESGYLANEHQKMKIAAIEAMWETEPAPASFTAFGFPDQKARETHYAVHIPWVMGLIGTRSLTTPIEGIDDLVKNAEGHIRNGIIAYDALQTIRASRDTSQVPQDIKDAFADNSRWMGYALLLKRYVDDPRQASDTQITQAANDTVPGVLPLFWAFRIMVGIGFLLIGLTATFFVLSARRKLDHYPWLLKLAVLAIPLPWIAIEMGWIVAEFGRQPWIIEGILPTAVAVSDLGASTVLATIIGFVAIYTVLFIIEMGLMLRAIKAGPEPDSKPEAMLAPASIAPAE
- the cydB gene encoding cytochrome d ubiquinol oxidase subunit II, whose translation is MILSDLLDYETLRLIWWVLLGVLLIGFAAMDGFDLGVGILLPFIGRTDIERRIIINTIGPVWEGNQVWLILGGGAIFAAWPPLYAVSFSGFYLAMFIILFALILRPVGFKYRSKRDSQAWRTGWDWALFIGGFIPALIFGVAVGNVLQGVPFRLNDDLRIFYDGSFFGLLNPFALLCGLLSVAMLTMHGASWLVLKTTAAVQARARTVGSVAALATIVLYGVAGVISWMWISGYRITSAIVTDGPSNPLRKTVEFDHGAWFTNYATYPVLLIAPALGFIGAFAVWASIRKRGEVSTLLFGKLSIFGIIASVGVSMFPFILPSSIDPRSSLTVWDSSSSHTTLFIMLVVTLIFLPIIVAYTSWVYKVLWGKVEKDMIEDESNHAY
- the cydX gene encoding cytochrome bd-I oxidase subunit CydX, whose translation is MWYFAWLLGLPLAAAFAVLNAMWYELMDDRARKRLAVDPTIDMSREGNKHH